The Argiope bruennichi chromosome 9, qqArgBrue1.1, whole genome shotgun sequence genome contains a region encoding:
- the LOC129983975 gene encoding uncharacterized protein LOC129983975 isoform X2 produces the protein MDRASKVLRRSSVRLRSLGAGHSDLNMVISELKDLRHATKAFMSAQNSASQDMVKWATCDENRAIQDIMSQLGELNSMWTDVQKDFIEHLKTFKNHFELILEGEKQLDAAQNQLATCELNEQRIRKELKRASKKATEEEINNLEIKLSQAERAKYLAQLEVVELSHKNEAIKVVRLKEGLLKLSEAYVELANKCAIIFEAQREVSHYLPDVHSRDMNELKYTGSGACKQAVAKARDRVHLYKRHNYRLVPSSSIIDPPPPYTPGFYNPATGRPYNEANDNCLNSQAPVIQRQRAVATVTISPSCPPYPSPSPPHYNISSSIAPGTRQPNELRRSGSGNNYEDELSGAMGATHI, from the exons ATGGACAGAGCAAGTAAAGTTTTGAGAag GAGTAGTGTTCGTTTGAGATCTTTAGGTGCTGGTCATTCTGATCTGAACATGGTTATATCAGAATTGAAAGATCTGAGACATGCTACAAAAGCATTTATGTCTGCACAGAATTCAg cTTCTCAAGATATGGTTAAATGGGCCACATGTGATGAAAATAGAGCAATTCAG gaCATTATGAGCCAGTTAGGTGAATTAAATAGCATGTGGACTGATgtacaaaaagattttattg agcatctgaaaacatttaaaaatcattttgaattgattttagaAGGTGAAAAACAGTTAGATGCAGCACAAAATCAACTG gctaCTTGTGAGTTGAATGAACAAAGGATACGTAAAGAGTTGAAAAGAGCTTCTAAG aaagcaacagaagaagaaataaataatttagagatAAAGTTATCCCAAGCTGAAAGGGCAAAATATTTAGCTCAACTGGAAG TTGTAGAACTATCTCATAAAAATGAGGCTATAAAGGTTGTTCGGCTGAAGGAAGGTCTCTTAAAACTTTCTGAAGCTTATGTGGAGCTTGCAAATAAATGtgcaattatttttgaagcaCAACGG GAAGTATCTCATTACTTGCCAGATGTTCATAGTCGAGATATGAATGAATTGAAATACACTG GTTCTGGTGCTTGTAAACAAGCTGTTGCCAAAGCACGAGATAGAGTGCATTTGTATAAACGCCACAACTATCGCTTAGTACCTTCAAGCTCAATCATAG ACCCTCCGCCTCCTTATACACCAGGCTTCTATAATCCAGCCACTGGCCGGCCATACAACGAAGCCAATGACAACTGTCTGAACAGTCAAGCTCCTGTGATCCAACGACAAAGAGCTGTTGCTACAGTTACCATTTCACCATCATGCCCACCTTACCCATCACCTTCACCACCTCACTACAACATCTCTTCTTCCATTGCACCTGGCACCAGGCAACCGAATGAACTGCGTCGCAGTGGCAGTGGAAATAACTATGAAGATGAACTCTCAGGA
- the LOC129983975 gene encoding uncharacterized protein LOC129983975 isoform X3: MDRASKVLRSVRLRSLGAGHSDLNMVISELKDLRHATKAFMSAQNSASQDMVKWATCDENRAIQDIMSQLGELNSMWTDVQKDFIEHLKTFKNHFELILEGEKQLDAAQNQLATCELNEQRIRKELKRASKKATEEEINNLEIKLSQAERAKYLAQLEVVELSHKNEAIKVVRLKEGLLKLSEAYVELANKCAIIFEAQREVSHYLPDVHSRDMNELKYTGSGACKQAVAKARDRVHLYKRHNYRLVPSSSIIEDPPPPYTPGFYNPATGRPYNEANDNCLNSQAPVIQRQRAVATVTISPSCPPYPSPSPPHYNISSSIAPGTRQPNELRRSGSGNNYEDELSGAMGATHI, encoded by the exons ATGGACAGAGCAAGTAAAGTTTTGAGAag TGTTCGTTTGAGATCTTTAGGTGCTGGTCATTCTGATCTGAACATGGTTATATCAGAATTGAAAGATCTGAGACATGCTACAAAAGCATTTATGTCTGCACAGAATTCAg cTTCTCAAGATATGGTTAAATGGGCCACATGTGATGAAAATAGAGCAATTCAG gaCATTATGAGCCAGTTAGGTGAATTAAATAGCATGTGGACTGATgtacaaaaagattttattg agcatctgaaaacatttaaaaatcattttgaattgattttagaAGGTGAAAAACAGTTAGATGCAGCACAAAATCAACTG gctaCTTGTGAGTTGAATGAACAAAGGATACGTAAAGAGTTGAAAAGAGCTTCTAAG aaagcaacagaagaagaaataaataatttagagatAAAGTTATCCCAAGCTGAAAGGGCAAAATATTTAGCTCAACTGGAAG TTGTAGAACTATCTCATAAAAATGAGGCTATAAAGGTTGTTCGGCTGAAGGAAGGTCTCTTAAAACTTTCTGAAGCTTATGTGGAGCTTGCAAATAAATGtgcaattatttttgaagcaCAACGG GAAGTATCTCATTACTTGCCAGATGTTCATAGTCGAGATATGAATGAATTGAAATACACTG GTTCTGGTGCTTGTAAACAAGCTGTTGCCAAAGCACGAGATAGAGTGCATTTGTATAAACGCCACAACTATCGCTTAGTACCTTCAAGCTCAATCATAG AAGACCCTCCGCCTCCTTATACACCAGGCTTCTATAATCCAGCCACTGGCCGGCCATACAACGAAGCCAATGACAACTGTCTGAACAGTCAAGCTCCTGTGATCCAACGACAAAGAGCTGTTGCTACAGTTACCATTTCACCATCATGCCCACCTTACCCATCACCTTCACCACCTCACTACAACATCTCTTCTTCCATTGCACCTGGCACCAGGCAACCGAATGAACTGCGTCGCAGTGGCAGTGGAAATAACTATGAAGATGAACTCTCAGGA
- the LOC129983975 gene encoding uncharacterized protein LOC129983975 isoform X1, which translates to MDRASKVLRRSSVRLRSLGAGHSDLNMVISELKDLRHATKAFMSAQNSASQDMVKWATCDENRAIQDIMSQLGELNSMWTDVQKDFIEHLKTFKNHFELILEGEKQLDAAQNQLATCELNEQRIRKELKRASKKATEEEINNLEIKLSQAERAKYLAQLEVVELSHKNEAIKVVRLKEGLLKLSEAYVELANKCAIIFEAQREVSHYLPDVHSRDMNELKYTGSGACKQAVAKARDRVHLYKRHNYRLVPSSSIIEDPPPPYTPGFYNPATGRPYNEANDNCLNSQAPVIQRQRAVATVTISPSCPPYPSPSPPHYNISSSIAPGTRQPNELRRSGSGNNYEDELSGAMGATHI; encoded by the exons ATGGACAGAGCAAGTAAAGTTTTGAGAag GAGTAGTGTTCGTTTGAGATCTTTAGGTGCTGGTCATTCTGATCTGAACATGGTTATATCAGAATTGAAAGATCTGAGACATGCTACAAAAGCATTTATGTCTGCACAGAATTCAg cTTCTCAAGATATGGTTAAATGGGCCACATGTGATGAAAATAGAGCAATTCAG gaCATTATGAGCCAGTTAGGTGAATTAAATAGCATGTGGACTGATgtacaaaaagattttattg agcatctgaaaacatttaaaaatcattttgaattgattttagaAGGTGAAAAACAGTTAGATGCAGCACAAAATCAACTG gctaCTTGTGAGTTGAATGAACAAAGGATACGTAAAGAGTTGAAAAGAGCTTCTAAG aaagcaacagaagaagaaataaataatttagagatAAAGTTATCCCAAGCTGAAAGGGCAAAATATTTAGCTCAACTGGAAG TTGTAGAACTATCTCATAAAAATGAGGCTATAAAGGTTGTTCGGCTGAAGGAAGGTCTCTTAAAACTTTCTGAAGCTTATGTGGAGCTTGCAAATAAATGtgcaattatttttgaagcaCAACGG GAAGTATCTCATTACTTGCCAGATGTTCATAGTCGAGATATGAATGAATTGAAATACACTG GTTCTGGTGCTTGTAAACAAGCTGTTGCCAAAGCACGAGATAGAGTGCATTTGTATAAACGCCACAACTATCGCTTAGTACCTTCAAGCTCAATCATAG AAGACCCTCCGCCTCCTTATACACCAGGCTTCTATAATCCAGCCACTGGCCGGCCATACAACGAAGCCAATGACAACTGTCTGAACAGTCAAGCTCCTGTGATCCAACGACAAAGAGCTGTTGCTACAGTTACCATTTCACCATCATGCCCACCTTACCCATCACCTTCACCACCTCACTACAACATCTCTTCTTCCATTGCACCTGGCACCAGGCAACCGAATGAACTGCGTCGCAGTGGCAGTGGAAATAACTATGAAGATGAACTCTCAGGA